One segment of Salvelinus alpinus chromosome 1, SLU_Salpinus.1, whole genome shotgun sequence DNA contains the following:
- the LOC139539660 gene encoding solute carrier family 46 member 2-like, whose product MWSLGKMRKRIEPVVLCAQIASAFFDTGLQMVVKERCANMTDALYPTPTEDSRQKAMSNFYMIYNMLAKFVPILPAILLAKVGDLGYRKIPIVIPLVGYLVSRVVLLLVIVMELPIQAMFGGVVFHGLSGGFCSYWAGVMALVSLTSTEEDRSLHMMHIELVYGVAGLIGSLASGHLFQLYSVDFKQGTLLVSLSVFLYFLCLIYTTFFFLKPSVSTSAQERNETNGLVTERYPRNILNILLLFASGILYDVAVGGGMEILVTFEMKEPLNWSATQVGYGNAAGFTVFLTSFLGVMIMSRWVSDVTLIIIGMVSFAAGIYFMAFVTATYMFYLARALTLFALIPMPTIRALLSKQVNGSSYGITLISLQLSFKIASLAYTPIYTKVYQATLDWFPGFVFTLSSIITVLATIPVSMVGCRAARGDGYERILGD is encoded by the exons ATGTGGTCATTAGGGAAAATGCGTAAACGCATCGAGCCGGTGGTTTTATGTGCCCAAATAGCCAGCGCGTTTTTCGACACCGGTTTGCAGATGGTGGTCAAGGAGAGATGCGCCAACATGACCGATGCGCTCTATCCCACCCCCACCGAAGACAGCCGGCAGAAAGCTATGTCCAACTTCTACATGATATATAATATGCTGGCCAAGTTCGTTCCGATTCTACCCGCTATTCTTTTAGCCAAG GTAGGGGACCTGGGGTACCGGAAGATCCCCATCGTCATCCCTCTGGTGGGTTACCTGGTCTCCAGAGTAGTCTTACTCCTGGTCATAGTGATGGAGCTCCCGATACAGGCGATGTTCGGCGGGGTGGTGTTCCACGGACTCAGCGGCGGGTTCTGCTCCTACTGGGCCGGGGTCATGGCCCTGGTGTCGCTCACCTCCACCGAGGAGGACCGCTCTCTTCACATGATGCACATCGAGCTGGTCTACGGAGTAGCCGGTCTCATCGGTAGTCTAGCGTCCGGGCACCTCTTCCAGTTGTACAGTGTGGACTTTAAACAGGGGACTCTGTTAGTGAGCCTGAGTGTCTTCCTCTACTTTTTGTGTCTCATCTACACAACGTTCTTCTTTCTAAAACCAAGTGTCTCGACAAGCGCGCAAGAGCGCAACGAGACCAACGGCTTGGTCACTGAGCGATATCCCAGGAATATTTTGAACATTCTGCTTCTCTTCGCTAGCGGTATTTTATATGACGTGGCCGTCGGAGGTGGGATGGAGATACTGGTGACCTTTGAGATGAAGGAGCCTCTGAACTGGAGTGCTACACAg GTAGGTTACGGTAACGCCGCAGGGTTCACAGTCTTCCTGACGAGCTTCCTGGGTGTCATGATAATGTCCAGGTGGGTGAGTGACGTCACCCTCATCATCATCGGCATGGTGTCCTTCGCCGCCGGAATCTACTTCATGGCCTTCGTCACGGCAACGTACATGTTCTACCTGG CTCGAGCCCTGACCCTGTTCGCGCTGATCCCCATGCCAACCATCCGGGCTCTACTGTCTAAACAGGTGAACGGCTCATCGTACG GGATCACCCTCATCTCACTGCAGCTGTCCTTTAAGATCGCCAGCCTGGCCTACACTCCTATCTACACCAAGGTTTACCAGGCTACGTTGGACTGGTTCCCTGGGTTCGTCTTCACCCTGTCCAGCATTATCACCGTCCTCGCCACTATACCTGTCAG CATGGTGGGCTGCAGAGCTGCTCGGGGGGACGGTTACGAGAGGATCCTGGGGGACTGA